The Bombus vancouverensis nearcticus chromosome 5, iyBomVanc1_principal, whole genome shotgun sequence genome segment CTCCTCATACCGAAACCCGAACAACTCGAAAAATCTTCCAAATCTAACCTCCCATATATTTTCCAGGTCACCAGAGCTACCAGTACCATAATCCCGAAAAACGACTACCGCTGCGAGGCAGTAGAAACTAGTAGAAACGCCAGACCTATATTCAGAAAAGTAGTCGAATTGTCTCGGTGGTCGCAAAGCTACGGGAAAGAAAACGACAGCGATGAGTTGGCTGCAAGAGGGTTGCTGGGCGGAGTGGCTGCAAGAGGGCCAATAAGGAAAATGCCTGGTCGAATGGCGGAGCATCGTGCTCCGCTACACGGGCCATATAAGTGTCCGTCCCGGGAGAAGCCGGTCGCGGTACATCAGATAAGAAAACCTGGTCTCGGAATAGAACCCTATTATGTTTGCTATAAGTGGCCGTGGCCAAGGCTACGAGGAGATGCGAGAGCGGCTCCTGCAGGCGGACCAACAGGGAGATAAGAAAAATGCCTGGGCTGGCCCTCGTCGTAACCGCAGAAGTTGTAATTATACAGTGATATTACTACCGAAAAGAATGAGGGACGGcggaagctggtatacgtggaAGTGGTGTTCCCGGAGACCGCCGGCATTTTACCCTGAATCTGGATGAAGATACGTCGTCGCCAGATAACATCCGCCACGAGAACGAGTATTTATTGTTGGCCTCAGAAGCCGGTTAAAGGGTGAGTCGTCCATGGCATCTCAATTAACGAGGAATTCGTTGCATGTTGTCTTGTCGACCGGCAGCCAATGCCTGTCTTGCTACCGGACTCTGGTCCACCAGGTTCCGTCTCGCTTACTCCTTCCACCGCGATTCGTTTTATGGCGTGGCCTGACGAAAATATACCCGGTCGATTGGTTCACGCGATACGCGCTGCCTCGAAATCGTGCCACCAAGAGATTCTTTTCGAGATCCAGCACCGCGATATTGGCGCTGAAGAATTGCGCTCGACCGTCCGCTGGAACTGTTTCGGTGTAATTGGACTCGTGGAAGTGCAGGTTTGTCAGATTTCGAACGACTGCTACGAGA includes the following:
- the LOC117164854 gene encoding uncharacterized protein LOC117164854, whose amino-acid sequence is MLTLSKSVVSDAKIPVDVFGADPVDDMKIHGLHRQHNSHLTTVSKTMSQCRSHFSPQRRNAVTRATSTIIPKNDYRCEAVETSRNARPIFRKVVELSRWSQSYGKENDSDELAARGLLGGVAARGPIRKMPGRMAEHRAPLHGPYKCPSREKPVAVHQIRKPGLGIEPYYVCYKWPWPRLRGDARAAPAGGPTGR